In a single window of the Streptomyces sp. NBC_00285 genome:
- a CDS encoding bifunctional glycosyltransferase family 2/GtrA family protein, protein MRTDSSPGTLPAREHLPAGDAGTPVLDVVIPVFNEEKDLQPCVLRLHEHLKRTFPYAFRITIADNASTDTTPLVSRRLESEIPEVTSFRLEQKGRGRALRTVWSASDAPVLAYMDVDLSTDLNALLPLVAPLISGHSDLAIGSRLARSSRVVRGPKREFISRAYNLILRGSLQARFSDAQCGFKAIRRDVAQVLLPLVEDTGWFFDTEMLVIAERAGLRIHEVPVDWVDDPDSTVHIVKTATDDLKGVWRVGKALASGALPLDRIARPFGDDPRDRDVQDVPKGLARQLVGFCVVGGLSTLFYLLLYSGFRTFSGSQIANALALLVSAVANTAANRRLTFGVRGRGGAVRHQAQGLVVFGIGLALTAGSLAALNAATSDPAHSTELAVLIAANLAATVLRFLLFRAWVFPDRDDDSRSTVVAGHTPASPAYSPQPSFGPLPQRPTAHQYATAPQSPYDTTEFRAGEAAEQRSWKDATVQLQPVRPTDTDPRNS, encoded by the coding sequence ATGCGAACCGACTCTTCTCCCGGCACTCTGCCGGCGCGGGAGCACCTCCCGGCCGGCGACGCCGGTACGCCTGTCCTGGACGTAGTGATCCCCGTCTTCAACGAGGAGAAGGACCTCCAGCCGTGTGTGCTGAGACTGCACGAGCACCTCAAGCGCACGTTCCCGTACGCGTTCCGCATCACCATCGCGGACAACGCGTCGACGGACACCACGCCCCTGGTGTCGCGGCGGCTGGAGTCGGAGATCCCGGAGGTCACGTCCTTCCGGCTGGAGCAGAAGGGCCGTGGCAGGGCGCTGCGGACCGTCTGGTCCGCCTCGGACGCTCCGGTCCTCGCCTACATGGACGTGGACCTGTCCACCGACCTCAACGCGCTGCTGCCGCTGGTGGCCCCGCTGATCTCGGGCCACTCCGACCTGGCGATCGGCTCCCGGCTCGCCCGCAGCTCCCGGGTCGTGCGCGGCCCCAAGCGCGAGTTCATCAGCCGCGCCTACAACCTGATCCTGCGCGGCTCGCTCCAGGCCCGCTTCTCCGACGCGCAGTGCGGCTTCAAGGCCATCCGGCGTGACGTGGCCCAGGTCCTGCTGCCGCTCGTCGAGGACACCGGCTGGTTCTTCGACACCGAGATGCTGGTCATCGCCGAGCGCGCGGGACTCCGTATCCACGAGGTGCCCGTCGACTGGGTCGACGACCCGGACTCCACCGTCCACATCGTCAAGACGGCCACCGACGACCTGAAGGGGGTGTGGCGCGTGGGCAAGGCCCTCGCCAGCGGCGCGCTGCCGCTGGACCGGATCGCCCGCCCGTTCGGCGACGACCCGCGCGACCGCGATGTGCAGGACGTGCCGAAGGGGCTGGCCCGCCAGCTCGTCGGGTTCTGTGTCGTCGGCGGTCTGTCGACCCTCTTCTACCTCCTCCTCTACAGCGGCTTCCGGACCTTCAGCGGTTCGCAGATCGCCAACGCGCTCGCCCTGCTGGTCTCCGCGGTCGCCAACACGGCGGCCAACCGGCGCCTGACCTTCGGGGTGCGCGGGCGGGGCGGCGCCGTACGGCACCAGGCGCAGGGCCTGGTCGTCTTCGGTATCGGCCTCGCGCTGACCGCCGGTTCGCTGGCCGCCCTGAACGCGGCCACCAGCGACCCGGCGCACTCCACCGAACTGGCCGTCCTGATCGCCGCCAACCTCGCGGCGACCGTGCTGCGCTTCCTGCTCTTCCGGGCCTGGGTGTTCCCCGACCGCGACGACGACTCCCGGTCCACGGTGGTCGCCGGCCACACACCCGCCTCCCCGGCCTACTCCCCGCAGCCGTCCTTCGGGCCGCTGCCCCAGCGCCCCACGGCGCACCAGTACGCCACGGCGCCGCAATCGCCGTACGACACGACCGAGTTCCGCGCCGGTGAAGCCGCGGAGCAGCGCTCCTGGAAGGACGCCACCGTGCAGTTGCAGCCGGTGCGCCCGACCGACACCGACCCGAGGAACTCCTGA
- a CDS encoding HAMP domain-containing sensor histidine kinase, giving the protein MSGRRRPRKQKRAGKPRTLRTRLVVASVVLIAVVCSVIGTVTTLALRSHLYEQLGDQVFDAGKRLSGPPFGRPGTPSTKDQDQLDAFVTYGPTQEKTVAAEVGANGTITKAVIAEQESSDTGQRMKAAKLTAAQRAVFAGVSTTGKHVVTIPGLGDYLVMYITSKDGAGYYVALPTDAVSNTINTLILVEISVTAAGLGAAVIAGYVLVGLATRPLRRVANTATRVSELPLHTGEVNLSERVPEAECDPHTEVGQVGSALNRMLNHVHGALHARQQSEMRVRQFVADASHELRTPLASIRGYAELTRRGREEVGPDTRHALGRIESEAGRMTLLVEDLLLLARLDAGRPLQFEQTDLIPLVVDTISDARAAGMDHNWRLDLPDEPALVSGDAARLQQVLINLLGNARKHTPEGTTVTARVQRRGPWMCVDIEDNGQGIPSDLLPHVFERFARGDSSRSRASGSTGLGLAIVQAVATAHEGAVTVDSMPGRTVFTVHLPAVGPVTPHPAPETNWQSHSQAQHSAAIWVQQGA; this is encoded by the coding sequence ATGAGCGGGCGACGACGGCCGCGCAAGCAGAAGCGTGCGGGTAAGCCGCGTACCCTGCGGACGCGGCTCGTCGTCGCGTCCGTGGTGCTGATCGCCGTGGTCTGCTCGGTGATCGGCACGGTGACCACACTGGCGCTCAGGTCGCATCTGTACGAGCAGTTGGGCGACCAGGTCTTCGACGCGGGGAAGCGTCTGTCCGGGCCTCCGTTCGGCAGGCCGGGCACCCCGAGCACAAAGGACCAGGATCAGCTCGACGCCTTCGTCACCTATGGGCCGACGCAGGAGAAGACCGTGGCCGCCGAGGTCGGCGCCAACGGCACCATCACCAAGGCGGTCATCGCCGAACAGGAATCCAGCGACACCGGCCAGCGGATGAAGGCCGCCAAGCTGACCGCGGCCCAACGGGCCGTGTTCGCCGGCGTCTCCACCACCGGCAAGCATGTCGTGACCATTCCCGGCCTCGGTGACTACCTCGTGATGTACATCACGTCCAAGGACGGCGCCGGCTACTACGTGGCCCTGCCCACCGACGCCGTGAGCAACACCATCAATACCCTGATCCTCGTAGAGATCAGCGTCACCGCCGCCGGTCTCGGCGCCGCCGTCATCGCTGGTTACGTGCTCGTCGGGCTCGCCACCCGCCCCCTGCGCAGGGTCGCCAACACCGCGACCCGGGTCTCCGAACTGCCTCTCCACACCGGCGAGGTCAACCTCAGCGAGCGGGTCCCCGAGGCGGAGTGCGATCCGCACACCGAGGTGGGTCAGGTGGGCTCCGCGCTGAACCGGATGCTCAACCACGTCCACGGCGCCCTGCACGCACGTCAGCAGAGCGAGATGCGGGTGCGCCAGTTCGTGGCGGACGCCAGCCATGAGCTGCGGACACCGCTCGCCTCCATCCGCGGGTACGCGGAGCTGACCCGACGCGGCAGAGAAGAGGTCGGCCCCGACACCCGGCACGCCCTGGGCCGTATCGAGTCCGAGGCGGGCCGGATGACGCTGCTCGTGGAGGACCTGCTGCTGCTCGCGCGCCTGGACGCCGGGCGGCCGCTCCAGTTCGAGCAGACCGATCTGATCCCGCTGGTCGTGGACACCATCAGTGACGCCCGCGCGGCCGGCATGGACCACAATTGGCGCCTCGACCTGCCCGACGAACCCGCCCTCGTCTCCGGTGACGCGGCCCGGCTCCAGCAGGTGCTCATCAACCTGCTCGGTAACGCCCGCAAACACACTCCCGAGGGCACGACCGTCACCGCACGGGTGCAGCGGCGCGGCCCCTGGATGTGTGTGGACATCGAGGACAACGGCCAGGGCATCCCGTCCGACCTGCTCCCGCATGTCTTCGAACGGTTCGCGCGCGGCGACTCCTCACGTTCCCGTGCCTCCGGTTCGACCGGCCTCGGCCTCGCCATCGTGCAGGCCGTCGCGACCGCACACGAGGGCGCCGTGACCGTGGACAGCATGCCCGGGCGCACCGTGTTCACCGTGCATCTGCCCGCCGTCGGTCCCGTGACCCCGCACCCGGCGCCCGAAACGAATTGGCAATCGCACTCACAGGCACAGCACAGCGCCGCCATATGGGTGCAACAGGGGGCATGA
- a CDS encoding response regulator transcription factor translates to MTTTSPQGRTELLRPDGSPVRVLVVDDELSITELLSMALRYEGWQIRSAGDGHGAVQTAREFRPDAVVLDMMLPDMDGLAVLGRLRRDLPDVPVLFLTAKDAVEDRIAGLTAGGDDYVTKPFSLEEVVARLRGLIRRSGAADRRSDSVLVVGDLTLDEDSHEVSRAGENIHLTATEFELLRFLMRNPRRVLSKAQILDRVWSYDFGGQANVVELYISYLRRKIDAGREPMIHTRRGAGYLIKPAAS, encoded by the coding sequence ATGACCACGACCTCGCCCCAGGGGCGCACCGAACTGCTGAGGCCGGACGGGAGCCCCGTCCGGGTGCTTGTGGTGGACGACGAGCTGTCGATCACCGAACTGCTGTCCATGGCCCTGCGCTATGAGGGATGGCAGATCCGGAGTGCGGGAGACGGCCATGGTGCCGTGCAGACCGCACGGGAGTTCCGGCCCGACGCCGTCGTTCTCGACATGATGCTTCCCGACATGGACGGACTGGCCGTCCTCGGGCGGCTTCGGCGTGATCTGCCGGACGTGCCGGTGCTGTTCCTGACCGCGAAGGACGCGGTCGAGGACCGTATCGCCGGGCTCACCGCCGGCGGCGACGACTACGTCACCAAGCCGTTCAGCCTCGAAGAGGTCGTGGCGCGGCTGCGGGGACTCATCCGCCGTTCCGGTGCGGCCGACCGCCGTTCCGACTCCGTGCTGGTCGTCGGTGACCTCACCCTCGACGAGGACAGCCACGAGGTGTCCCGGGCCGGGGAGAACATCCACCTCACGGCGACGGAGTTCGAGCTGCTGCGCTTCCTCATGCGCAATCCCCGGCGTGTGCTCAGCAAGGCGCAGATCCTCGACCGCGTGTGGTCGTACGACTTCGGCGGCCAGGCCAACGTCGTCGAGCTCTACATCTCCTACCTGCGCCGGAAGATCGACGCGGGCCGGGAGCCGATGATCCACACCCGGCGTGGCGCCGGTTACCTGATCAAGCCCGCCGCCTCATGA
- a CDS encoding DUF2797 domain-containing protein, which translates to MAQAWKCSGLRWSADGPVLRWDGGRRSALTWGKRVAFGVAEGGVRTCVGARGHVCVARAVVSGRSTGARCEECARLDRSHSVAADTFADDPRPYRVYLAWFGPGMTKVGITAHERGSARLLEQGAVCFSWLGTGPLMAARRTEELLRAALSVPDRIPYGAKRAVRSALPASAAERAAEIAGLHARAVALGGWPESLDRAPYEPVDHVGVFGLAGLPAAVGEVRELVAGGAVGGRLVAAAGPDLHLETDGKGVVALDTRLMTGWELVPGDGARNTVPVREFKEEAGVQDGLF; encoded by the coding sequence ATGGCACAGGCGTGGAAGTGCTCGGGGCTGCGATGGTCGGCCGACGGTCCCGTGCTGCGGTGGGACGGCGGGCGGCGCAGTGCGCTGACCTGGGGGAAGCGGGTGGCCTTCGGGGTCGCGGAGGGGGGTGTGCGGACATGCGTGGGAGCGCGGGGGCATGTGTGTGTGGCGCGGGCCGTGGTGTCGGGGCGGAGCACGGGGGCGCGATGCGAGGAGTGCGCGCGGCTGGACCGGTCGCACTCGGTGGCCGCGGACACCTTCGCGGACGATCCGAGACCGTACCGGGTATATCTGGCCTGGTTCGGGCCTGGCATGACCAAGGTCGGCATCACCGCGCACGAGCGGGGATCCGCGCGGCTGCTGGAGCAGGGCGCCGTGTGCTTCAGCTGGCTGGGCACCGGCCCGCTCATGGCAGCGCGGCGCACCGAGGAGCTGCTGCGGGCCGCGCTCTCGGTACCGGACCGTATCCCGTACGGCGCCAAGCGGGCCGTCCGGTCCGCCCTGCCGGCGTCGGCCGCTGAGCGGGCCGCGGAGATCGCCGGGCTGCACGCGCGGGCGGTGGCACTGGGCGGCTGGCCGGAGTCCCTGGACCGGGCGCCGTACGAACCGGTCGATCACGTCGGGGTCTTCGGCCTCGCGGGCCTCCCCGCTGCTGTGGGCGAGGTGCGCGAACTCGTCGCGGGCGGGGCGGTGGGCGGTCGGCTCGTCGCGGCCGCCGGGCCCGACCTGCACCTGGAGACGGACGGCAAGGGGGTCGTCGCACTGGACACGCGGCTGATGACGGGGTGGGAGCTGGTTCCGGGCGACGGGGCGAGGAACACGGTGCCGGTAAGGGAGTTCAAGGAGGAGGCAGGGGTTCAGGACGGGTTGTTCTGA
- a CDS encoding HGxxPAAW family protein — MSAHQYDEGHTVAGWTGVAVATVGTSVLGLGVCLVSGPLIVVGLVITALSALVTWALHLTGWGKPPGRRPREQWGMRVRDTGARQGHGECVGCRMAGRGGPRKPAVAVGPRGGAVAEPVSVESVG, encoded by the coding sequence GTGAGCGCACATCAGTATGACGAGGGGCATACGGTCGCCGGGTGGACCGGCGTCGCCGTCGCGACCGTCGGGACCTCCGTGCTGGGGCTGGGGGTGTGTCTGGTGTCCGGTCCGCTGATCGTCGTCGGCCTCGTGATCACCGCGCTGAGCGCCCTCGTCACCTGGGCCCTGCATCTGACCGGCTGGGGCAAGCCGCCGGGGCGCCGGCCGCGCGAACAGTGGGGGATGCGGGTGCGGGACACGGGTGCGCGGCAGGGACATGGCGAGTGCGTCGGGTGCCGGATGGCAGGGCGGGGCGGCCCGAGGAAGCCGGCTGTGGCGGTCGGGCCGAGGGGTGGGGCAGTGGCGGAACCCGTCTCCGTGGAGTCGGTGGGCTGA
- a CDS encoding MarR family winged helix-turn-helix transcriptional regulator → MHAEPRPTATPAQALEAMDFFVATAHLGQQEMAQRLGLNVTDLVSFAFVLKAGDDLLTAGELAEHAHVTTGAVTGILNRLERGGYVTRVPDLTDRRRVRVAALPDAVARVVALYQPYYDRLGAVFAEYSADEIAVLHDWFSRTNDLALAYIEELRAKDADGE, encoded by the coding sequence ATGCACGCCGAGCCCCGCCCCACCGCCACTCCGGCCCAGGCACTGGAGGCGATGGACTTCTTCGTCGCCACCGCCCACCTCGGCCAGCAGGAGATGGCCCAACGGCTGGGGCTCAACGTCACCGACCTGGTGTCCTTCGCCTTCGTACTGAAGGCCGGCGACGACCTCCTCACCGCGGGCGAACTCGCCGAACACGCCCACGTCACGACCGGCGCGGTCACCGGCATCCTCAACCGCCTCGAACGCGGCGGCTACGTCACCCGCGTCCCCGACCTCACCGACCGCCGCCGCGTCAGGGTCGCCGCGCTGCCCGACGCCGTGGCCCGGGTCGTCGCCCTCTACCAGCCGTACTACGACCGCCTCGGCGCCGTTTTCGCGGAGTACTCCGCCGACGAGATCGCCGTACTCCACGACTGGTTCAGCCGTACGAACGATCTCGCGCTCGCGTACATCGAGGAGCTGCGGGCGAAGGACGCGGACGGCGAGTAG
- a CDS encoding GtrA family protein: METQTADRTQSPSSPALSSPSAPGPFASFARFVVCGGGIGVLSSFAVPLVAMTMPWAVANAVITALSTLLCTELHALFTFGTGRRPGWRQHFQSSGSAVAAYVVTCAAMFLLHTFQSAPSMLTEQAVYLTASGLAGIGRFLVLRLFVFAGTRKPQRPAARTTALPRPVLSQVAVSAAC, encoded by the coding sequence ATGGAGACGCAGACGGCCGACAGGACCCAGTCCCCGTCCTCTCCCGCACTCTCCTCCCCCTCGGCTCCCGGCCCCTTCGCCTCCTTCGCACGCTTCGTCGTCTGCGGCGGCGGAATCGGTGTCCTCTCCAGCTTCGCCGTACCGCTGGTGGCCATGACGATGCCCTGGGCGGTCGCGAACGCGGTGATCACTGCGCTCTCGACGCTCCTCTGCACCGAGCTGCACGCCCTGTTCACCTTCGGCACCGGCCGCCGGCCGGGCTGGCGCCAGCACTTCCAGTCGTCCGGCTCCGCAGTCGCCGCGTACGTCGTCACCTGCGCCGCGATGTTCCTCCTCCACACCTTCCAGTCGGCGCCGAGCATGCTCACCGAGCAGGCCGTCTACCTCACCGCCTCCGGCCTGGCCGGCATCGGCCGCTTCCTGGTCCTGCGCCTGTTCGTCTTCGCCGGCACCCGCAAGCCGCAGCGCCCCGCGGCCAGGACCACGGCCCTGCCCCGCCCGGTTCTGTCCCAGGTCGCGGTGAGCGCCGCCTGCTGA
- a CDS encoding NUDIX hydrolase, producing MGELVERVDEYDRVIGVVDRAEAIEKGWLHRVSTTVCRDPGGRILVHRRPDDVSRFPGQYNWLLGGAAAVGESYEEAAARELCEELGVFGAPVRFVFKFLCRGEISPYWLGVHEVVVTGALVPDPAEIAWHGWLGEGELVEAVGRGTFVSDGVEALRRYLAL from the coding sequence GTGGGTGAACTGGTGGAGCGGGTGGACGAGTACGACCGGGTGATCGGGGTGGTGGACCGGGCGGAGGCCATCGAGAAGGGGTGGCTGCACCGGGTCTCGACCACGGTCTGCCGTGATCCGGGTGGGCGGATTCTCGTGCATCGGCGGCCGGACGATGTCTCCCGCTTCCCGGGTCAGTACAACTGGCTGTTGGGCGGGGCCGCGGCGGTCGGGGAGTCGTACGAGGAGGCGGCGGCGCGTGAACTCTGCGAGGAGTTGGGGGTGTTCGGGGCGCCGGTGCGCTTCGTGTTCAAGTTCCTGTGCCGTGGGGAGATCAGCCCCTACTGGCTCGGGGTGCACGAAGTCGTCGTGACCGGAGCGCTCGTGCCCGATCCGGCGGAGATCGCGTGGCACGGCTGGCTCGGTGAGGGCGAGTTGGTGGAGGCGGTCGGGCGCGGGACCTTCGTGTCCGACGGGGTGGAGGCACTGCGGCGCTACCTGGCGCTCTGA
- a CDS encoding cytidine deaminase → MITRTQPVDHELVEAAAQVARTRCRGDNHTMAAAGRGRDGRIVTAVNAYHFTGGPCAELVLIGTAAAQGVHELETIVAVGDRERGVVPPCGRCRQVLLDYFPDLKVIVGAGDRVRAVPIADLLPESYVWADHQLDAE, encoded by the coding sequence ATGATCACTCGGACTCAGCCTGTCGACCATGAACTCGTCGAAGCCGCGGCGCAGGTCGCTCGCACGCGTTGTCGGGGCGACAACCACACCATGGCGGCCGCGGGCCGTGGCCGGGACGGCAGGATCGTCACCGCGGTGAATGCCTACCACTTCACGGGCGGCCCCTGCGCCGAGTTGGTGCTCATCGGTACGGCCGCCGCCCAGGGCGTCCACGAGCTGGAGACCATCGTCGCCGTGGGCGACCGTGAGCGCGGGGTCGTTCCGCCGTGCGGTCGTTGCCGGCAGGTTCTCCTCGACTACTTCCCCGATCTGAAGGTCATCGTCGGCGCGGGCGACCGTGTCCGAGCCGTCCCCATCGCGGACCTGCTGCCCGAAAGCTACGTCTGGGCCGACCACCAGCTCGACGCCGAGTGA
- a CDS encoding tetratricopeptide repeat protein: MSSEQLSTPSGPLASGPRSIAAGSIAVAVTGDDARVVMLPPEAVRWAREVSAPPGAANLPGSASGVFVGRDQELRRLRGLLVAEGEASVTQASSRTQAIHGLGGIGKSSLALHYAHAYRREYTLVWWITAHSTEQIVTGLATLAVRLCPQWAATVGMEERAAWAIVWLQWHPGWLLVFDNVEDPTDLRHYLGTLADGHHLATSRKATGWHTIAPTMALGLMDPDASVDLLCTLALGQGRPTPEQRRQAADLAAELGYLPLALEQVGAYLHQTGTALGVYQRLLGRGLDRAADGTDPERTIARIWLHTLTAVEGRDPLALGLLHTIVWLAPDDIPRTLLAAQATDPIALGDALGVLHAYNMIAFTADRQGITVHRLVQMVVRARATADTSADALGRHEAEQALKQAIPDGNDTGTEANTRWERLLPHIFALAESAPPSRPASAETARICRAAAQYLFRQGRDAHSIPLRTAVLAHSGQALGDTHPSTLASRNHLAGAYKDAGDLERAIPLFESTLAQREEVLGVTHPDTLVSRTSLAGAYLEAGNLERAVPLLESTLAQQERVLGDSHPDTLVSRNHLASAYEEAGDLERAIPLFESTLAQREQELGDTHRFTLNTRNNLALAYMSAGDLERAVRLFESTLAQREEVLGVTHPSTLTSRNNLAVAYKAMGDPERAVRLYESTLAQREQILGDTNPRTLATRINLAGAYRAVGDLERAIALFESTLAQSEEVLGDTHPSTLITRNSLAGAYREAGDLERAVPLYESTLAQRERVLGDTHPSTLTSRNNLAVAYKAMGDPERAARLYESALAQSEKVLGNTHPDTLITRSNLAGAYEAMGDLARAIALLKATLVQSEEVLGDSHPSTLASRNSLASAYRAVGDLERAVPLFEANLARREQVLGVTHPRTLTSRNNLAGAYEAMGDPARAIPLYEAVLAQREEALGVTHPRTLTSRNNLAIAYEDAGDPARAIPLYEATLAQREEVLGVTHPSTLASRNSLASAYRAVGDLERAVPLFEANLAQREQVFGDADPRTLTSRNNLASAYRAVGDLERAVPLFEANLAQRERVLGVTHPRTLTSRNNLAIAYEDAGDPERAIALFEATLAQREEVLGDSHPDTLISRANLAGARKAVERVRRPDAATPATVPGRQLPPASPEQSE, from the coding sequence GTGAGCAGTGAGCAGCTGTCCACGCCGAGTGGGCCACTGGCTTCGGGCCCCCGATCGATCGCCGCCGGCAGCATCGCGGTAGCTGTCACCGGCGACGACGCCCGGGTGGTGATGCTGCCGCCGGAGGCGGTGCGGTGGGCGCGGGAGGTGAGCGCGCCGCCGGGGGCGGCGAATTTGCCGGGGTCGGCGTCCGGGGTGTTCGTGGGCCGGGACCAGGAACTGAGGCGGCTGCGGGGGCTGTTGGTCGCGGAGGGTGAGGCCTCGGTGACTCAGGCCTCGTCCCGGACGCAGGCGATTCACGGCCTGGGCGGGATCGGGAAGAGTTCGCTCGCGCTGCACTACGCCCATGCGTACCGGCGGGAGTACACGCTGGTGTGGTGGATCACTGCCCACTCCACCGAACAGATCGTCACGGGGCTGGCCACGCTGGCAGTGAGGCTGTGCCCGCAATGGGCAGCGACAGTGGGCATGGAGGAGCGTGCGGCATGGGCGATCGTATGGCTGCAGTGGCATCCGGGCTGGCTGCTGGTCTTCGACAACGTCGAGGACCCGACGGACCTGCGCCACTACCTCGGCACCCTGGCGGACGGCCATCATCTGGCCACCAGCCGGAAGGCGACCGGCTGGCACACCATCGCCCCGACCATGGCCTTGGGCCTGATGGACCCGGACGCGTCCGTGGACCTGTTGTGCACACTCGCCCTGGGACAGGGGCGACCCACCCCCGAACAGCGGCGCCAGGCCGCTGATCTGGCCGCCGAGCTCGGGTATCTGCCCTTGGCGCTGGAGCAGGTGGGGGCCTACCTCCATCAGACGGGTACCGCTCTGGGTGTGTACCAGCGCTTGCTGGGACGGGGCCTCGACAGGGCAGCGGACGGCACTGATCCGGAACGCACGATCGCCCGCATCTGGCTCCACACTCTGACCGCGGTCGAAGGTCGTGATCCGCTGGCCCTCGGACTCCTGCACACGATCGTGTGGCTGGCCCCCGATGACATCCCCCGGACTCTCCTCGCCGCGCAGGCCACCGACCCGATCGCGTTGGGCGACGCGCTGGGCGTGCTTCACGCCTACAACATGATCGCCTTCACCGCCGACCGCCAGGGCATCACCGTGCACCGACTGGTGCAGATGGTGGTGCGCGCCCGCGCCACCGCTGACACCAGCGCCGACGCCCTGGGCCGACACGAGGCCGAACAGGCTCTGAAGCAGGCCATCCCCGACGGGAACGACACTGGCACGGAGGCGAACACGCGGTGGGAACGCCTGCTCCCCCACATCTTCGCCCTGGCCGAATCCGCACCACCGAGCCGCCCCGCGTCGGCCGAGACCGCACGCATCTGCCGTGCTGCCGCCCAGTACCTGTTCCGGCAGGGTCGCGATGCTCACTCCATCCCCCTGCGCACAGCTGTCCTCGCGCACTCCGGGCAGGCGCTGGGTGATACCCACCCTTCTACCCTGGCCAGCCGCAACCACCTGGCCGGCGCCTATAAGGACGCGGGAGATCTGGAGCGGGCCATCCCGCTGTTCGAGTCCACCCTCGCGCAGCGCGAGGAGGTACTCGGCGTCACCCACCCAGACACTCTGGTCAGCCGCACCAGCCTGGCCGGCGCCTACTTGGAGGCGGGGAATCTGGAGCGGGCAGTCCCGCTCCTCGAGTCGACCCTCGCCCAGCAGGAGCGAGTGCTGGGCGACTCCCACCCCGACACGCTGGTCAGCCGCAACCACCTGGCCAGCGCCTACGAGGAGGCGGGGGATCTGGAGCGGGCCATCCCGCTGTTCGAGTCGACCCTCGCCCAGCGCGAGCAGGAGTTGGGTGATACCCATCGCTTCACCCTGAACACCCGTAACAATCTGGCCCTCGCATACATGTCGGCGGGGGATCTGGAGCGGGCCGTCCGGCTGTTCGAGTCGACCCTCGCGCAGCGCGAGGAGGTACTCGGCGTCACCCACCCCTCGACCCTGACCAGCCGCAACAACCTCGCCGTCGCCTACAAGGCGATGGGAGATCCGGAGCGGGCCGTCCGGCTGTACGAGTCCACCCTCGCCCAGCGCGAGCAGATACTCGGTGACACCAATCCTCGTACGTTGGCCACCCGTATCAACCTTGCGGGTGCGTACCGGGCGGTGGGGGATCTGGAGCGGGCGATCGCGCTGTTCGAGTCGACCCTCGCCCAGTCCGAGGAGGTGCTGGGCGACACCCACCCCTCCACCCTCATCACCCGCAACAGCCTCGCGGGTGCCTACCGGGAGGCGGGGGATCTGGAGCGAGCTGTCCCGCTGTACGAGTCCACCCTCGCCCAGCGCGAGCGAGTACTCGGCGACACCCACCCCTCGACCCTGACCAGCCGCAACAACCTCGCCGTCGCCTACAAGGCGATGGGAGATCCGGAGCGGGCCGCTCGGCTGTACGAGTCCGCCCTCGCCCAGTCCGAGAAGGTGCTGGGCAACACCCACCCCGACACCCTCATAACCCGCAGCAACCTTGCCGGCGCCTACGAGGCGATGGGGGATCTGGCGCGGGCCATCGCGCTGCTCAAGGCGACCCTCGTTCAGTCCGAGGAGGTGCTGGGCGACTCCCACCCCTCGACCCTGGCCAGCCGTAACAGCCTTGCGAGCGCGTACCGGGCGGTGGGGGATCTGGAGCGGGCCGTCCCGCTGTTCGAGGCGAACCTCGCCCGGCGCGAGCAGGTACTCGGCGTCACCCACCCCCGCACGTTGACCAGCCGCAACAACCTTGCCGGCGCCTACGAGGCGATGGGGGATCCGGCGCGGGCCATCCCGCTGTACGAGGCCGTCCTCGCGCAGCGCGAGGAGGCACTCGGCGTCACCCACCCTCGCACGTTGACCAGCCGCAACAACCTCGCCATCGCCTACGAGGACGCAGGGGATCCGGCGCGGGCCATCCCGCTGTACGAGGCCACCCTCGCGCAGCGCGAGGAGGTGCTCGGCGTCACTCACCCCTCGACCCTGGCCAGCCGTAACAGCCTTGCGAGCGCGTACCGGGCGGTGGGGGATCTGGAGCGGGCCGTCCCGCTGTTCGAGGCGAACCTCGCCCAGCGCGAGCAGGTATTCGGCGACGCCGACCCTCGCACGTTGACCAGCCGCAACAATCTTGCGAGCGCGTACCGGGCGGTGGGGGATCTGGAGCGGGCCGTCCCGCTGTTCGAGGCGAACCTCGCGCAGCGCGAGCGGGTACTCGGCGTCACCCACCCTCGCACGTTGACCAGCCGCAACAACCTCGCCATCGCCTACGAGGACGCAGGGGATCCGGAGCGGGCGATCGCGCTGTTCGAGGCGACCCTCGCCCAGCGCGAGGAGGTGCTGGGCGACTCCCACCCCGACACTCTCATCAGCCGTGCCAACCTCGCCGGTGCCCGCAAAGCTGTCGAGAGGGTTCGGCGACCAGATGCAGCGACCCCAGCAACCGTCCCTGGCCGTCAGCTCCCGCCGGCCTCTCCCGAGCAGTCGGAATGA